One Streptomyces dangxiongensis genomic window, CGATCGCCCTTGCTGTGCGAGGAGACGGACATGCGGCAGCAGCCCTCGGGGCTCTTGCTCTCGGCAGTCACCTCGACAGTGCAGCGGTGCCCGCGGTCTTGGCCGCGGCCATCGACGAGCACGGTGGCTGTGTCCCGCTGCCCTACGGTCAAGGACAGTGCCGCATCGCCAGGGTCGGGGAAACCATCGCGGGGATGCTGTATGCCACTCCGCCCATACGCTGGCTGCGCGCACATCCGCCGGCTCAGCGCAACGGCCTGATCCACTCACTCACCGAGATCGAGCTTCTCGC contains:
- a CDS encoding GNAT family N-acetyltransferase produces the protein MTGQACGGSASIALAVRGDGHAAAALGALALGSHLDSAAVPAVLAAAIDEHGGCVPLPYGQGQCRIARVGETIAGMLYATPPIRWLRAHPPAQRNGLIHSLTEIELLAVAEPYRHHGIGTALLEETEHAARADGTRLALAKVRIGAFPVMRWYRRRGYTVAAQGEPVVFRTRLGGLTSCDDGSDGYQLAVKALQ